Proteins from one Sarcophilus harrisii chromosome 2, mSarHar1.11, whole genome shotgun sequence genomic window:
- the UCKL1 gene encoding uridine-cytidine kinase-like 1 isoform X5 — protein MSSPPGYPGIRISGCWALGAEGSSAESLDRLLPPVGTGRSPRKRTTSQCKSEPPLLRTSKRTIYTAGRPPWYNEHGTQSKEAFVIGLGGGSASGKTTVARMIIEALDVPWVVLLSMDSFYKVLTKQQQEQAANNDFNFDHPDAFDFDLIVCTLKKLKQGKSVKIPIYDFTTHSRKKDWKTLYGANVIIFEGIMAFADKQLLELLDMKIFVDTDSDIRLVRRLRRDISERGRDIEGVIKQYNKFVKPAFDQYIQPTMRLADIVVPRGSGNTVAIDLIVQHVHSQLEERELSVRAALASAHQCHPLPRTLSVLKSTPQVRGMHTIIRDKETSRDEFIFYSKRLMRLLIEHALSFLPFQGCTVQTPQGQDYEGKTYAGKQITGVSILRAGETMEPALRAVCKDVRIGTILIQTNQLTGEPELHYLRLPKDISQDHVILMDCTVSTGAAAMMAVRVLLDHDVPEDKIFLLSLLMAEMGVHSVAYAFPRVKIITTAVDKKVNDLFRIIPGIGNFGDRYFGTDAPPDWSDEEELAVT, from the exons ATGAGCAGCCCTCCTGGTTACCCCGGGATCAGGATATCAGGGTGCTGGGCCCTTGGAGCTGAAGGCAG CAGTGCTGAGTCTCTAGATAGACTTCTTCCTCCTGTGGGCACAGGCCGATCACCACGGAAACGGACCACTAGCCAGTGTAAATCTGAGCCACCCCTGTTGCGGACCAGCAAAAGGACAATCTACACAGCTGGGCGGCCCCCCTGGTACAATGAACATGGGACACAGTCAAAGGAAGCTTTTGTCATTG GCCTGGGTGGAGGTAGTGCCTCTGGGAAAACCACTGTGGCCAGAATGATTATTGAAGCTCTGGATGTCCCCTGGGTAGTCCTGCTGTCCATGGATTCCTTCTACAAA GTACTTACCAAGCAACAACAGGAACAGGCAGCCAACAATGACTTCAATTTTGACCATCCTGACGCCTTCGATTTTGATCTCATCGTTTGTACCCTCAAGAAACTGAAACAGGGAAAAAGTGTGAAGATCCCCATCTATGATTTTACCACACACAGCCGGAAAAAGGACTGG AAAACCCTGTATGGGGCCAATGTGATCATCTTTGAAGGAATCATGGCATTTGCAGACAAGCAGCTCTTGGAG CTCTTAGATATGAAGATTTTTGTGGACACAGACTCCGATATCCGCCTGGTACGACGGCTTCGAAGAGATATCAGTGAAAGAGGCCGGGACATCGAGGGGGTCATCAAGCAGTACAACAAATTTGTCAAACCAGCCTTTGACCAGTATATTCAACCTACTATGCGGCTTGCAGACATTGTAGTTCCCCGAG GGAGTGGAAATACCGTGGCCATTGATCTGATTGTTCAGCATGTCCACAGCCAGCTGGAAGAG CGTGAACTCAGCGTCAG GGCAGCCTTGGCCTCAGCCCACCAGTGTCATCCTCTCCCAAGGACCCTTAGTGTGCTGAAGAGCACCCCCCAAGTGAGGGGGATGCACACCATCATCAG GGATAAGGAGACCAGTCGAGATGAATTTATCTTCTATTCAAAGAGATTAATGAGACTTCTCATTGAGCATGCTCTCTCCTTCCTGCCCTTCCAG GGTTGCACAGTCCAGACACCTCAGGGACAGGACTATGAGGGCAAAACTTACGCTGGGAAACAG ATCACGGGGGTGTCCATCTTAAGGGCTGGGGAGACCATGGAACCGGCTCTGAGGGCGGTGTGCAAAGACGTCCGGATTGGCACCATCCTCATCCAGACCAACCAGCTCACTGGCGAGCCAGAG CTACACTACCTTCGGCTCCCCAAGGACATCAGCCAGGACCATGTGATCCTGATGGATTGCACGGTGTCCACTGGTGCGGCAGCTATGATGGCGGTGAGAGTGTTATTG GATCACGATGTTCCGGAAGACAAAATCTTCCTGCTCTCACTGCTGATGGCCGAGATGGGGGTCCACTCCGTGGCCTATGCCTTCCCGCGGGTGAAGATCATCACCACAGCTGTGGACAAGAAGGTGAACGACCTTTTCCGCATCATCCCCGGCATTG gAAACTTTGGTGACCGCTACTTTGGGACAGATGCCCCGCCTGACTGGAGTGATGAGGAAGAACTAGCTGTGACTTAG
- the UCKL1 gene encoding uridine-cytidine kinase-like 1 isoform X3, whose product MATALTLALSAAAAASPSPTKEGAAPPGLEEQEDGAESEAPCEASAESLDRLLPPVGTGRSPRKRTTSQCKSEPPLLRTSKRTIYTAGRPPWYNEHGTQSKEAFVIGLGGGSASGKTTVARMIIEALDVPWVVLLSMDSFYKVLTKQQQEQAANNDFNFDHPDAFDFDLIVCTLKKLKQGKSVKIPIYDFTTHSRKKDWKTLYGANVIIFEGIMAFADKQLLELLDMKIFVDTDSDIRLVRRLRRDISERGRDIEGVIKQYNKFVKPAFDQYIQPTMRLADIVVPRGSGNTVAIDLIVQHVHSQLEERKLRWDMAALASAHQCHPLPRTLSVLKSTPQVRGMHTIIRDKETSRDEFIFYSKRLMRLLIEHALSFLPFQGCTVQTPQGQDYEGKTYAGKQITGVSILRAGETMEPALRAVCKDVRIGTILIQTNQLTGEPELHYLRLPKDISQDHVILMDCTVSTGAAAMMAVRVLLDHDVPEDKIFLLSLLMAEMGVHSVAYAFPRVKIITTAVDKKVNDLFRIIPGIGNFGDRYFGTDAPPDWSDEEELAVT is encoded by the exons TGCTGAGTCTCTAGATAGACTTCTTCCTCCTGTGGGCACAGGCCGATCACCACGGAAACGGACCACTAGCCAGTGTAAATCTGAGCCACCCCTGTTGCGGACCAGCAAAAGGACAATCTACACAGCTGGGCGGCCCCCCTGGTACAATGAACATGGGACACAGTCAAAGGAAGCTTTTGTCATTG GCCTGGGTGGAGGTAGTGCCTCTGGGAAAACCACTGTGGCCAGAATGATTATTGAAGCTCTGGATGTCCCCTGGGTAGTCCTGCTGTCCATGGATTCCTTCTACAAA GTACTTACCAAGCAACAACAGGAACAGGCAGCCAACAATGACTTCAATTTTGACCATCCTGACGCCTTCGATTTTGATCTCATCGTTTGTACCCTCAAGAAACTGAAACAGGGAAAAAGTGTGAAGATCCCCATCTATGATTTTACCACACACAGCCGGAAAAAGGACTGG AAAACCCTGTATGGGGCCAATGTGATCATCTTTGAAGGAATCATGGCATTTGCAGACAAGCAGCTCTTGGAG CTCTTAGATATGAAGATTTTTGTGGACACAGACTCCGATATCCGCCTGGTACGACGGCTTCGAAGAGATATCAGTGAAAGAGGCCGGGACATCGAGGGGGTCATCAAGCAGTACAACAAATTTGTCAAACCAGCCTTTGACCAGTATATTCAACCTACTATGCGGCTTGCAGACATTGTAGTTCCCCGAG GGAGTGGAAATACCGTGGCCATTGATCTGATTGTTCAGCATGTCCACAGCCAGCTGGAAGAG AGGAAGCTACGCTGGGATAT GGCAGCCTTGGCCTCAGCCCACCAGTGTCATCCTCTCCCAAGGACCCTTAGTGTGCTGAAGAGCACCCCCCAAGTGAGGGGGATGCACACCATCATCAG GGATAAGGAGACCAGTCGAGATGAATTTATCTTCTATTCAAAGAGATTAATGAGACTTCTCATTGAGCATGCTCTCTCCTTCCTGCCCTTCCAG GGTTGCACAGTCCAGACACCTCAGGGACAGGACTATGAGGGCAAAACTTACGCTGGGAAACAG ATCACGGGGGTGTCCATCTTAAGGGCTGGGGAGACCATGGAACCGGCTCTGAGGGCGGTGTGCAAAGACGTCCGGATTGGCACCATCCTCATCCAGACCAACCAGCTCACTGGCGAGCCAGAG CTACACTACCTTCGGCTCCCCAAGGACATCAGCCAGGACCATGTGATCCTGATGGATTGCACGGTGTCCACTGGTGCGGCAGCTATGATGGCGGTGAGAGTGTTATTG GATCACGATGTTCCGGAAGACAAAATCTTCCTGCTCTCACTGCTGATGGCCGAGATGGGGGTCCACTCCGTGGCCTATGCCTTCCCGCGGGTGAAGATCATCACCACAGCTGTGGACAAGAAGGTGAACGACCTTTTCCGCATCATCCCCGGCATTG gAAACTTTGGTGACCGCTACTTTGGGACAGATGCCCCGCCTGACTGGAGTGATGAGGAAGAACTAGCTGTGACTTAG
- the UCKL1 gene encoding uridine-cytidine kinase-like 1 isoform X4, translated as MSSPPGYPGIRISGCWALGAEGSSAESLDRLLPPVGTGRSPRKRTTSQCKSEPPLLRTSKRTIYTAGRPPWYNEHGTQSKEAFVIGLGGGSASGKTTVARMIIEALDVPWVVLLSMDSFYKVLTKQQQEQAANNDFNFDHPDAFDFDLIVCTLKKLKQGKSVKIPIYDFTTHSRKKDWKTLYGANVIIFEGIMAFADKQLLELLDMKIFVDTDSDIRLVRRLRRDISERGRDIEGVIKQYNKFVKPAFDQYIQPTMRLADIVVPRGSGNTVAIDLIVQHVHSQLEERKLRWDMAALASAHQCHPLPRTLSVLKSTPQVRGMHTIIRDKETSRDEFIFYSKRLMRLLIEHALSFLPFQGCTVQTPQGQDYEGKTYAGKQITGVSILRAGETMEPALRAVCKDVRIGTILIQTNQLTGEPELHYLRLPKDISQDHVILMDCTVSTGAAAMMAVRVLLDHDVPEDKIFLLSLLMAEMGVHSVAYAFPRVKIITTAVDKKVNDLFRIIPGIGNFGDRYFGTDAPPDWSDEEELAVT; from the exons ATGAGCAGCCCTCCTGGTTACCCCGGGATCAGGATATCAGGGTGCTGGGCCCTTGGAGCTGAAGGCAG CAGTGCTGAGTCTCTAGATAGACTTCTTCCTCCTGTGGGCACAGGCCGATCACCACGGAAACGGACCACTAGCCAGTGTAAATCTGAGCCACCCCTGTTGCGGACCAGCAAAAGGACAATCTACACAGCTGGGCGGCCCCCCTGGTACAATGAACATGGGACACAGTCAAAGGAAGCTTTTGTCATTG GCCTGGGTGGAGGTAGTGCCTCTGGGAAAACCACTGTGGCCAGAATGATTATTGAAGCTCTGGATGTCCCCTGGGTAGTCCTGCTGTCCATGGATTCCTTCTACAAA GTACTTACCAAGCAACAACAGGAACAGGCAGCCAACAATGACTTCAATTTTGACCATCCTGACGCCTTCGATTTTGATCTCATCGTTTGTACCCTCAAGAAACTGAAACAGGGAAAAAGTGTGAAGATCCCCATCTATGATTTTACCACACACAGCCGGAAAAAGGACTGG AAAACCCTGTATGGGGCCAATGTGATCATCTTTGAAGGAATCATGGCATTTGCAGACAAGCAGCTCTTGGAG CTCTTAGATATGAAGATTTTTGTGGACACAGACTCCGATATCCGCCTGGTACGACGGCTTCGAAGAGATATCAGTGAAAGAGGCCGGGACATCGAGGGGGTCATCAAGCAGTACAACAAATTTGTCAAACCAGCCTTTGACCAGTATATTCAACCTACTATGCGGCTTGCAGACATTGTAGTTCCCCGAG GGAGTGGAAATACCGTGGCCATTGATCTGATTGTTCAGCATGTCCACAGCCAGCTGGAAGAG AGGAAGCTACGCTGGGATAT GGCAGCCTTGGCCTCAGCCCACCAGTGTCATCCTCTCCCAAGGACCCTTAGTGTGCTGAAGAGCACCCCCCAAGTGAGGGGGATGCACACCATCATCAG GGATAAGGAGACCAGTCGAGATGAATTTATCTTCTATTCAAAGAGATTAATGAGACTTCTCATTGAGCATGCTCTCTCCTTCCTGCCCTTCCAG GGTTGCACAGTCCAGACACCTCAGGGACAGGACTATGAGGGCAAAACTTACGCTGGGAAACAG ATCACGGGGGTGTCCATCTTAAGGGCTGGGGAGACCATGGAACCGGCTCTGAGGGCGGTGTGCAAAGACGTCCGGATTGGCACCATCCTCATCCAGACCAACCAGCTCACTGGCGAGCCAGAG CTACACTACCTTCGGCTCCCCAAGGACATCAGCCAGGACCATGTGATCCTGATGGATTGCACGGTGTCCACTGGTGCGGCAGCTATGATGGCGGTGAGAGTGTTATTG GATCACGATGTTCCGGAAGACAAAATCTTCCTGCTCTCACTGCTGATGGCCGAGATGGGGGTCCACTCCGTGGCCTATGCCTTCCCGCGGGTGAAGATCATCACCACAGCTGTGGACAAGAAGGTGAACGACCTTTTCCGCATCATCCCCGGCATTG gAAACTTTGGTGACCGCTACTTTGGGACAGATGCCCCGCCTGACTGGAGTGATGAGGAAGAACTAGCTGTGACTTAG
- the UCKL1 gene encoding uridine-cytidine kinase-like 1 isoform X2: MATALTLALSAAAAASPSPTKEGAAPPGLEEQEDGAESEAPCEASSAESLDRLLPPVGTGRSPRKRTTSQCKSEPPLLRTSKRTIYTAGRPPWYNEHGTQSKEAFVIGLGGGSASGKTTVARMIIEALDVPWVVLLSMDSFYKVLTKQQQEQAANNDFNFDHPDAFDFDLIVCTLKKLKQGKSVKIPIYDFTTHSRKKDWKTLYGANVIIFEGIMAFADKQLLELLDMKIFVDTDSDIRLVRRLRRDISERGRDIEGVIKQYNKFVKPAFDQYIQPTMRLADIVVPRGSGNTVAIDLIVQHVHSQLEERELSVRAALASAHQCHPLPRTLSVLKSTPQVRGMHTIIRDKETSRDEFIFYSKRLMRLLIEHALSFLPFQGCTVQTPQGQDYEGKTYAGKQITGVSILRAGETMEPALRAVCKDVRIGTILIQTNQLTGEPELHYLRLPKDISQDHVILMDCTVSTGAAAMMAVRVLLDHDVPEDKIFLLSLLMAEMGVHSVAYAFPRVKIITTAVDKKVNDLFRIIPGIGNFGDRYFGTDAPPDWSDEEELAVT, encoded by the exons CAGTGCTGAGTCTCTAGATAGACTTCTTCCTCCTGTGGGCACAGGCCGATCACCACGGAAACGGACCACTAGCCAGTGTAAATCTGAGCCACCCCTGTTGCGGACCAGCAAAAGGACAATCTACACAGCTGGGCGGCCCCCCTGGTACAATGAACATGGGACACAGTCAAAGGAAGCTTTTGTCATTG GCCTGGGTGGAGGTAGTGCCTCTGGGAAAACCACTGTGGCCAGAATGATTATTGAAGCTCTGGATGTCCCCTGGGTAGTCCTGCTGTCCATGGATTCCTTCTACAAA GTACTTACCAAGCAACAACAGGAACAGGCAGCCAACAATGACTTCAATTTTGACCATCCTGACGCCTTCGATTTTGATCTCATCGTTTGTACCCTCAAGAAACTGAAACAGGGAAAAAGTGTGAAGATCCCCATCTATGATTTTACCACACACAGCCGGAAAAAGGACTGG AAAACCCTGTATGGGGCCAATGTGATCATCTTTGAAGGAATCATGGCATTTGCAGACAAGCAGCTCTTGGAG CTCTTAGATATGAAGATTTTTGTGGACACAGACTCCGATATCCGCCTGGTACGACGGCTTCGAAGAGATATCAGTGAAAGAGGCCGGGACATCGAGGGGGTCATCAAGCAGTACAACAAATTTGTCAAACCAGCCTTTGACCAGTATATTCAACCTACTATGCGGCTTGCAGACATTGTAGTTCCCCGAG GGAGTGGAAATACCGTGGCCATTGATCTGATTGTTCAGCATGTCCACAGCCAGCTGGAAGAG CGTGAACTCAGCGTCAG GGCAGCCTTGGCCTCAGCCCACCAGTGTCATCCTCTCCCAAGGACCCTTAGTGTGCTGAAGAGCACCCCCCAAGTGAGGGGGATGCACACCATCATCAG GGATAAGGAGACCAGTCGAGATGAATTTATCTTCTATTCAAAGAGATTAATGAGACTTCTCATTGAGCATGCTCTCTCCTTCCTGCCCTTCCAG GGTTGCACAGTCCAGACACCTCAGGGACAGGACTATGAGGGCAAAACTTACGCTGGGAAACAG ATCACGGGGGTGTCCATCTTAAGGGCTGGGGAGACCATGGAACCGGCTCTGAGGGCGGTGTGCAAAGACGTCCGGATTGGCACCATCCTCATCCAGACCAACCAGCTCACTGGCGAGCCAGAG CTACACTACCTTCGGCTCCCCAAGGACATCAGCCAGGACCATGTGATCCTGATGGATTGCACGGTGTCCACTGGTGCGGCAGCTATGATGGCGGTGAGAGTGTTATTG GATCACGATGTTCCGGAAGACAAAATCTTCCTGCTCTCACTGCTGATGGCCGAGATGGGGGTCCACTCCGTGGCCTATGCCTTCCCGCGGGTGAAGATCATCACCACAGCTGTGGACAAGAAGGTGAACGACCTTTTCCGCATCATCCCCGGCATTG gAAACTTTGGTGACCGCTACTTTGGGACAGATGCCCCGCCTGACTGGAGTGATGAGGAAGAACTAGCTGTGACTTAG
- the UCKL1 gene encoding uridine-cytidine kinase-like 1 isoform X1 → MATALTLALSAAAAASPSPTKEGAAPPGLEEQEDGAESEAPCEASSAESLDRLLPPVGTGRSPRKRTTSQCKSEPPLLRTSKRTIYTAGRPPWYNEHGTQSKEAFVIGLGGGSASGKTTVARMIIEALDVPWVVLLSMDSFYKVLTKQQQEQAANNDFNFDHPDAFDFDLIVCTLKKLKQGKSVKIPIYDFTTHSRKKDWKTLYGANVIIFEGIMAFADKQLLELLDMKIFVDTDSDIRLVRRLRRDISERGRDIEGVIKQYNKFVKPAFDQYIQPTMRLADIVVPRGSGNTVAIDLIVQHVHSQLEERKLRWDMAALASAHQCHPLPRTLSVLKSTPQVRGMHTIIRDKETSRDEFIFYSKRLMRLLIEHALSFLPFQGCTVQTPQGQDYEGKTYAGKQITGVSILRAGETMEPALRAVCKDVRIGTILIQTNQLTGEPELHYLRLPKDISQDHVILMDCTVSTGAAAMMAVRVLLDHDVPEDKIFLLSLLMAEMGVHSVAYAFPRVKIITTAVDKKVNDLFRIIPGIGNFGDRYFGTDAPPDWSDEEELAVT, encoded by the exons CAGTGCTGAGTCTCTAGATAGACTTCTTCCTCCTGTGGGCACAGGCCGATCACCACGGAAACGGACCACTAGCCAGTGTAAATCTGAGCCACCCCTGTTGCGGACCAGCAAAAGGACAATCTACACAGCTGGGCGGCCCCCCTGGTACAATGAACATGGGACACAGTCAAAGGAAGCTTTTGTCATTG GCCTGGGTGGAGGTAGTGCCTCTGGGAAAACCACTGTGGCCAGAATGATTATTGAAGCTCTGGATGTCCCCTGGGTAGTCCTGCTGTCCATGGATTCCTTCTACAAA GTACTTACCAAGCAACAACAGGAACAGGCAGCCAACAATGACTTCAATTTTGACCATCCTGACGCCTTCGATTTTGATCTCATCGTTTGTACCCTCAAGAAACTGAAACAGGGAAAAAGTGTGAAGATCCCCATCTATGATTTTACCACACACAGCCGGAAAAAGGACTGG AAAACCCTGTATGGGGCCAATGTGATCATCTTTGAAGGAATCATGGCATTTGCAGACAAGCAGCTCTTGGAG CTCTTAGATATGAAGATTTTTGTGGACACAGACTCCGATATCCGCCTGGTACGACGGCTTCGAAGAGATATCAGTGAAAGAGGCCGGGACATCGAGGGGGTCATCAAGCAGTACAACAAATTTGTCAAACCAGCCTTTGACCAGTATATTCAACCTACTATGCGGCTTGCAGACATTGTAGTTCCCCGAG GGAGTGGAAATACCGTGGCCATTGATCTGATTGTTCAGCATGTCCACAGCCAGCTGGAAGAG AGGAAGCTACGCTGGGATAT GGCAGCCTTGGCCTCAGCCCACCAGTGTCATCCTCTCCCAAGGACCCTTAGTGTGCTGAAGAGCACCCCCCAAGTGAGGGGGATGCACACCATCATCAG GGATAAGGAGACCAGTCGAGATGAATTTATCTTCTATTCAAAGAGATTAATGAGACTTCTCATTGAGCATGCTCTCTCCTTCCTGCCCTTCCAG GGTTGCACAGTCCAGACACCTCAGGGACAGGACTATGAGGGCAAAACTTACGCTGGGAAACAG ATCACGGGGGTGTCCATCTTAAGGGCTGGGGAGACCATGGAACCGGCTCTGAGGGCGGTGTGCAAAGACGTCCGGATTGGCACCATCCTCATCCAGACCAACCAGCTCACTGGCGAGCCAGAG CTACACTACCTTCGGCTCCCCAAGGACATCAGCCAGGACCATGTGATCCTGATGGATTGCACGGTGTCCACTGGTGCGGCAGCTATGATGGCGGTGAGAGTGTTATTG GATCACGATGTTCCGGAAGACAAAATCTTCCTGCTCTCACTGCTGATGGCCGAGATGGGGGTCCACTCCGTGGCCTATGCCTTCCCGCGGGTGAAGATCATCACCACAGCTGTGGACAAGAAGGTGAACGACCTTTTCCGCATCATCCCCGGCATTG gAAACTTTGGTGACCGCTACTTTGGGACAGATGCCCCGCCTGACTGGAGTGATGAGGAAGAACTAGCTGTGACTTAG